In Glycine max cultivar Williams 82 chromosome 15, Glycine_max_v4.0, whole genome shotgun sequence, the DNA window ctaataacacatattaaataatcaaattaaattaaatttataatttctaactaaaactaacttaagataaaacaactaataacacatattaataaaattataattatcaattctaactaaaactaacttaagataaaaaaaactaataacacatattaaattatcaaattaaattaaatttatcatttctaactaaaactaacttaacataaaaaaaactaataacacatattaataaaactataattatgaaattaaattaagtttataatttctaactaaaactaacttaagatgAAAAAcctaataacacatattaataaaattataactatcaattctaactaaaactaacttgagataaaaaaaaactaataacacatattaataaaattataactatcaattctaactaaaactaacttaagatgAAAAAcctaataacacatattaataaaattataactatcaattctaactaaaactaacttaagataaaaaaaactaataacacatattaataaaattataactatcaattctaactaaaactaacttaagataaaaaaaactaataacacatattaataaaattataattatcaattctaactaaaactaacttataaaaatactactaatacatattaataaaactataattatcatcacaatacaaataaaataaaaaaataattaaacaaacttaCAAAAGAAGAGGTTTGCTCAAATACAAACAGCACAGCAACACTCCTTCGTTTTTCCTCAAACACAGCACcaatcttctcttttctttttttttttctcgtgtGAAATGGTCTACGAAGAGGGGGGATTTAAGCAGCTCAGGCAACGCGAATCGCTGCTGGTGCTGGCGCCTTTGGCCAAGCAAAACGCCATTGAAGATGGCGACTTCCTGCAGCGTTGCAGACTGCAACCTTGGAAACAGcctctgctgctgctgctgctgcctgCACCCTAGGAAATCTGCACCCTCAACTCGCCAATTTGACTGGCGAGTCCAAGCCCTGCAACACGCCATCGTGAATGGCGACACCATGGCCAGCTGTCGCGTTCACAGGGAAAGCGCCATTCCCTCCTGCGATTTGCATGTGCTCTACGTAAAAAAGAGCACCATGCAAGGATTACTTTAGAAATAGACCCATTTCGGGAAAATGTTTCTAAAAGTAACCCCATGCAGGAAATTTGCCTCAGGATCAGGTGGTAAAGTGCCACAATCAACATTGTTGGTAGTTgattagatgatagttgataattaataattttagagaattgttttagaaagaaggctatgtcattgatttcttggattatcaattacaacataccaattgcctatttataggctcaagtcaccaacctctcaatggtggtgaatgtttctacattactttaggtctttctagagtttcatgatagattagtatcatgatagttctagattcttctatcttatacatacacttatagttctagattcttctatcttatacatatacttatagttctagattgttctaccacaTACatattatagttctagattgttctaccatattctatagttctaggatattctactattttcatacatattatatttaagaatattctagaaatttgtagcaatttcaacactcctccttgatgCAAATTTTTGTGACTCCGAGCATATCTCgtaattcttcaaatcttggtctcGACAGAGCCTTCGTGAATATGTCTGCAATTTAATCTTCTGTTCTGCAGTAGTcgagtttgatctctttagttGCTTCAGCTTCTCTGATAAAGTGATACTTGATTGCTATGTGTTTTGTTCTGCTGTGATGAACTGTATTCTTCGCCATTGCAATTGCTGATTTGTTGTCGCAGTTGATTTTAGTAGGCCCATCTTGTTTTTCTCGCATGTCTTCAAGTATCCTACGGAGCCGTATAGCTTGACTCGTTGCTTCCGCAGCTGCCACGTACTCTGCTTCTGCTGTTGATTATGCTACTGTAGCTTGCTTCTTCGATGCCCAAGAGAACATTCCCGATCCTAGTGAGAAAGCACAGCCAGAGGTACTCTTCATGTCATCTGCTGAACCTGCCCAATCACTGTCGGTGTAGCCAAGTAATTCTGAGTTGGTTTCGGTAGTATACCATATATCGAACTCTTTTGTTCCTTGTAGATACCTCAAAATTCTTTTTCCTGCTCCAAAGTGTATTTGACTTgggctttgcatgaatcttgatAGAAGACTTGTAGCATATATTATGTCAGGCCGTGTAGCTATCAAATATAGGAGGCTTCCAATTAGACTTCGGTATTTGGATGCATCAGCTTTTGGTGCTCCATCATTCTTCTGTAGTTTCTCATTTGTTATGAGTGGAGTAGCAACAGGTTTGCAACCATACATCTTGAATTTCTTAAGTAAGCCTTCTGTGTATTTCTTTTGCGAGATGAATATCCCTTCATTTCTCTGACTTACCTCTATGCTGAGGAAGTAACTCATCAAACCAAGGTCGGTCATCTCAAAGGTCTTCATCATGTCTTCTTTAAACTCCATCATCATCTTAGTATTGTTTCCCATGTAGATAAGATCATCTACATATAGAGAGAGTAAGAGAGTGTACTGCCCTTGATACTTGATGTAAAGTGTAGACTCACTCTTACTCCTCCTGAATCCTCGATCCATGAAATACTGATCGATTCTGCTATACCATGCTCGAGGTGCTTGCTTCAAACCGTAGAGTGCTTTTCTTAGTCTTAACACTTTGTTTTCTTTGCCTTCAGACACGAATCCTtatggctgctccacatagatctCTTCTTCAAGTACGCCGTTAAGGAAGGCGGATTTGACATCTAGTTGATGGATACTCCATCCTTTTCGTGACGCAAGAGCTATTAGAGCTCTCATGGTATCAAGACGAGCTACTGGTGCAAATGTCTCATTGTAGTCAATTCCGGGTTGCTGTGAGTAATCCTTAGCTACTAGCCTCGCCTTGTGTTTCTATATGGTGCCATCAGGGTTGAGCTTTGTCTTATAGACCCACTTAACCCCAATGATATCTTTTCCATGGGGACGATTTACTAACTCCCATGTGTTGTTTTTCTCGATCATCTGTATCTCTTCTTCCATTGCCTTGACCCATACTTCTTGCTTTAACGCTTCTTCAAAGCTTCCAGGTTTAAGTATGACCAAGTTACAGGTTTCATATATGTCCACCAAAGATCTTACTCGTCTTGGAGTAGACTCTGGTGATGATAgttcttgatcttgttgttgTGGTGGAGGTGAAGGTGGTTCACCTcggtcttcttcctcagcttcttCTTGAGGTAGTTGAGCGGGTATAAGAACGTTcttctccactttttcttcatccCAATTCCAAGAAGCATATTCATCAACTTCAACATCTCGACTGATGACGAGTTTCTTAGTTTGCAAGTTGTAGACACGGTAGCCCTTAGAGATATTGctatacccaaggaagatacctcGTATAGTCTTGTCTTCAAGCTTGTGCCTCTTTATGTCTGGGATATGAATGTAGCATATAGATCCAAAGACCCTTAGGTGCTTTGCTGATGGCTTCTTCCCATTCCAAGCTTCAATTGGAGTCTTGTCTTTTACAGACTTAGTTGGACATCTGTTGAGTATGTAAACAACAGCGTAGACTGCTTCAGCCCAGAATGTGTTCGGTAGTCCTTTTTCCTTGAGCATCAATCTAGCAATCTCCATAACTGTGTGATTCTTTCTCTCGgacactccattttgttgaggagaatATGCGACTGCAAGTTGTCGCTCAATGCCTTCATCCTcacaaaatctttcaaactcGCGAGAGGTGTACTCTTTGTCGCGATCACTTCTTAATACTTTTATCCGTTTtccactttgattttcagcaagggccttgaactttttgaatactccaaagacttctgatttttcttttagaaaatatacccATGTCATTCTAGAGAAGTCATCAATGAAGAGTATGAAGTACCTGTTGTTCCCATGTGATGGTGTCCTCATTGGTCCACAAACGCCCGTATGTATCAGCTCCAATAGATCTTTCGCTCTCCATGCTCCGCTTGTTGAGAAAGGAAATCGGTGTTGCCTACCAAGGAGACATCCTTCACACACTTCATTGTTCTCCTTTATGCTTGGAAGATCTCTCATCATGTTCTTCTCATGTAACAACTTCAAGGCATGTGTGTTGAAGTGGCCAAATCTTCGATGCCATAGCCATGAATCATCAACTTGTACCTTCATGGTAAtgtttgttgcatattttaaatttagaggaaAGCTTCTATTGGTCTTATTCATCTTTACTTGGGCTATCTCagaccttttatttttgttgtctaaGATTTTGCATACACCTCCTTCAAAGTAAAGTGTGTAGCCTCTCTCCATCATTTGGCCAATGCTTAGAAGATTTTCTTTTAGGCTGGGAACTAGTAAGACATCATGGATGAGTCACGTACCTTTATCTGTCTCCACCATGACAATGCCTTTGCCTTTTGATTCAACCACACTTTCATTTCCCAGTCGAACTTTGACTTTGACAGACTCATCAATACTTTTGAAAATAGTCTCATCCTTGGCCATGTGATTGCTACATCCACTATCCAAGTACCAGCTtcctcccttttcttttattgagtcTTGAGTGGCGTAGAACGtacattgttcttgatcatGCTCCTCTGCAATATTGGCTTGATGCCTATTTTTGTTGCGACAATTTTTCTCTACGTGCCCGAACTTCTTGCAATGGTTGCATTGTGGCATATTACGGAACCAACAATTTTTCTCTGCGTGGCCTTGCCTTTTGCATATATTGCATGGaagatttttatctattttgttcttaaggaaattcctagaaccttctcttcttctggaagtttctccataatttttctttcttccattttctttgttttggggctgaaatttaaactttgacTGGAAGGCATTGTCAATTATATCTTCTTTATGTCTATACAGTCTTTGCTCATATGCTTCAAGAGAGCCCACAAGTTCTATCTCTGATAGAGTGGATAGATCTTTGGTTTCCTCAATCGTTGTCACGATTGGGTCAAACTTTTGGGAcatagtaattaaaattttctcaacaattttcttgtcAAGAATATCTTCCCCAAAAGCTCTcatttgattaactatttttttaactttagaatattaatatttaactaTCTCAgactccttcatcttcaatagTTCAAAATCTCTTCTTAGAGATTGAAGTTTAACGGCACGTACCATAACACTTCCTTGAAACTCCTCCTGCAATGTGTTCCATGCTTCTTTGACAGTCTTAGCTCCCATAATTCTTGGGAAAATTGGATCAGTCACCGCTTGTTGCAAGGTGAACAAcgcctttaaatttttttgtttatttttcttcaactctttttcttGAGATGCATTAAAAGCTGAAGTATCCGCGGGAATGGTGAAGCCTTCTTCTACTATGTCCCATAAATCTTGAGATGAAAAATACGTTTCCATTTTAACACGccagaaatcataattttcaccatTGAAGATAAGGACAGAAATAGTTGACGATTGAGTAGTGTTATCTATagcttagaaaaaatattattagagagGGTTAATAGTACAAAGgaaatttttgaagtagttgGGAGGATTTTAGAATGGTAGGTAGGTAATATAACTACGCCCAATGTATGACCGAACGTAGCTCTGATGCCACTGTTGGTAGTTGATTAGATGATAATTGATAGTTGATAattttagagaattgttttagaaagaaggctatgtcattgatttcttggattatcaattacaacataccaattgtcgatttataggctcaagtcaccaacctctcaatggtggtgaatgtttctacattactttaggtctttctaaagttttcatgatagattagtatcatgatagttctagattcttctatcttatacatacacttatagttctagattcttctatcttatacatacacttatagttctagattgttctaccacatacacattatagttctagattgttctaccatattctatagttctaggatattctactattttcatacatattatatttaagaatattctagaaatttgtagcaatttcaacaaacatcttCAGTGGTTGAAAGTGATATTTGTGGCAGAgatgctgataaaaaaatgatcattaaCTGGCTCACTTCTGACACTGATAACATGCTATCAATACTTTCTATTGTGGGCATGGGTGGGCTGGGTAAGACCACGCTTGCTCAACTTGTATACAACGACCCAAGGATAGAGGGCAAATTTATTGTTAAAGCTTGGGTCTGTGTCTCAGAGGAATTTGATGTTTTGAACGTATCAAGAGCAATTCTTGACACATTTACTAAATCAACTGAAAATAGTGATTGGCTAGAAATTGTTCATACAAAACTGAAAGACAAATTGAGAGGAAACAGATTTCTTCTCGTTTTGGATGACGTTTGGAACGAAAGCAGGCCTAAATGGGAAGTTGTGCAGAatgctcttgtttgtggagctCAGGGAAGTAGGATCCTTGTCACAACACGCAGTCAGAAAGTTGCTTCTACCATGCGGTCAGAACAACACCACCTGCAGCAATTACAAGAAGATTATTGCTGGAAGCTGTTTGccaaacatgcatttcatgatgATAATCCTCAACCAAATCCAGGGTACAACGAGATTGGTATGAAGATAGTTGAAAAATGTGGAGGACTTCCTCTAGCCTTAAAGTCAATAGGAAGTCTATTACACAACAAATCATTTGTTTCAGATTGGGAAAACATATTGAAAAGTGAGATATGGGAAATAGAGGACAGTGATATTGTTCCTGCTTTAGCAGTGAGCTATCACCACCTTCCTCCCCATCTCAAGACATGCTTTGCTTACTACACTTTATTCCCCAAGGATTATGAGTTTGACAAGGAGTGTTTAATTCAGTTGTGGATGGCTGAAAATTTCCTACACTGCCATCAAGGCAGTAAGAGTCCAGAAGAAGTTGGCCAGCAGTACTTCAATGATTTACTATCAAGGTCCTTCTTTCAACAATCAAGCGAAAATAAAGAAGTATTTTTCATGCATGACGTTCTAAATGATTTGGGAAAATATGTTTGTGGGGACATCTATTTCAGGTTGGAAGTTGATCAAGCAAAATGTACACAGAAGACAGCCTGCTATTTTTCAGTTGCAATGAATAACAAACAACATTTTGATGAGTTTGGAACTTTATGTGATACTAAAAGGCTACGTACATTTATGCCAACAATTAGGATCATGAATGAATATTACAATAGTTGGCATTGCAATATGTCGATACCTGAATTGTTCTCCAAGTTTAAGTTCTTACGTGTCTTATCTCTCCTAGCATAAAAAAACTACCTGATTCAACATGTTCACTCTCCTACTTGCAAATACTGAAGCTGAACTATTGTAGATATTTGAAGGAGCAACCCTCGAATTTGCATGAACTCACCAATTTGCATCGCCTTGAATTTgtaaatactaaaattataaaggTGCCACCACATCTGGGAAAGCTGAAGAATCTTCAAGTATCCATGAGTTCATTTGATGTTGGTAAAACTAGCGAGTTCACTATTCAGCAATTAGGAGAGCTCAATCTTCATGGAAGACTATCATTTTGGGAGCTGCAGAATATTGAGAACCCCTCAGATGCATTAGCTGcagatttgaaaaataaaacacgCCTTGTGGAACTAGAATTAGAATGGAATTGGAACCGGAACCCTGATGATTctgccaaagaaagggatgcaatcgtaATCGAGAATCTACAACCTTCCAAACACTTGGAGAAGTTGTCAATCAGGAACTATGGTGGTAAACAATTCCCTAATTGGTTATCCAATAATTCTCTATCAAATGTGGTGTTCTTAAAGTTGCACAACTGTCAATCTTGCCAACATTTGCCTTCCCTTGGACTTTTTCCATTTCTCAAGAACCTAGAGATTTCAAGTCATCTCTTGATGGGATAGTGAGCATTGGTGCTGATTTTCATGGTAATGGCACTTCTTCATTTCCATCGTTGGAAACATTGAAGTTCTCCTCTATGAAAGCATGGGAAAAATGGGAATGTGAAGCTGTGATAGGTGCTTTTCCATGTCTTCAATATCTTTCTATAAGCAAACGTCCCAAGCTGAAAGGTGACCTCCCAGAGCAACTTCTTCCTTTAAAGAAGCTACAAATTAGTGAGTGCATACAACTAGAGGCTTCAGCTCCCAGGGCTCTAGAACTAGACCTGAAGGACTTTGGAAAGCTGCAACTTGACTGGGCTTCTTTGAAAAAGCTCAGAATGGGCGGACACAGCGCGGAAACGTCGTTGAGGAAAAGTCTGATACTTTGAAAGAACTGTATATTTGTTGTTGCCCGAAATATGGAATATTATGCAATTGTGAAATGAGTGATAATGGCTTTGACTCTCAAAAGACTTTTCCGCTAGATTTCTTCCCTGCACTCAGGACCCTTCATCTCAGAGGCTTTCATAATCTACAGATGATTACACAGGATTACACCCATAATCATCTTGAATTTCTGAAAATCAGAGAGTGCCC includes these proteins:
- the LOC106796183 gene encoding uncharacterized mitochondrial protein AtMg00810-like, encoding MDRGFRRSKSESTLYIKYQGQYTLLLSLYVDDLIYMGNNTKMMMEFKEDMMKTFEMTDLGLMSYFLSIEVSQRNEGIFISQKKYTEGLLKKFKMYGCKPVATPLITNEKLQKNDGAPKADASKYRSLIGSLLYLIATRPDIIYATSLLSRFMQSPSQIHFGAGKRILRYLQGTKEFDIWYTTETNSELLGYTDSDWAGSADDMKSTSGCAFSLGSGMFSWASKKQATVA